A segment of the Panicum hallii strain FIL2 chromosome 1, PHallii_v3.1, whole genome shotgun sequence genome:
AGATTTCCTCCAGCTTCTTGTTAGGGATCAGCAGAGATTACGCAGCGTGAGTTCTATGATGCCTGTTACTACTTACTAGGTTGTAACTTACGGTGTTTCATATATGATCTAACGTCCTTTGTTTTCTGTAGATTCTGGGCAGTGGCATGTCAAATAAGATGTGGGAGAGCCTTGTTGAGCATGCAAAGACTTGTGTCTTAAGTGGAAAGCATTATATATATTATGCTAGTGACACAAGAAACGTTGGTGCAATATTCAATAACATCTACGAGTTTACTGGTTTGATTGCTGATGATCAGTTCATTTCAGCAGAAAGTCTCACAGACAATCAGAAGGTTAGTgccccccttctctctctgcGACTCTGCCACCCACAAGGCCTTAAGTTGAAAACCATTACAAATTTGTGTTATTTCATCAAGTTTGATATTCTGCTAATGTAACCAGCAGTGAATCAGTATGCAAATAATCATATTCTTGTTTGAAGAATAGCTTGGGAAGTTGCTATACATTAACAAATCATCACTATACTCAACTGAATGAATCATGGCAAAGTCAAGACCTGGAAGTCATGAACATTAAGTGGGTGTTGGGATGAGAGGGATGGTTTTGAGAGTTTTTATgatttattagctaaacaccAAGGGTTTGGAACCAAATCTTCTATCCAAGGTGTGGTCTACTGAATAAATCATGACCTTGCTCACCTTAAACTGTAGGTCTATGCTGATGCATTGGTAAAGAAGGCATATGAGGACTGGATGCATGCTGTAGAATATGATGGCAAGGCACTCTTGAGCTTCAAGCAGAAAAAGAAATCTGTCACAACAAGAAGTGACACTGCAGCTGCTTCAACAAGCAATCCTGCTTCATATGGTTCGGCCAATTCACAGAAACAATTGTCCCTGCCAGCGAAATCTGGACAACCTGCCTCGGCGGGTAGTATGAATGATGGTGAGCTATTGAGCCTTCTTGTTAACCTTTTTTTGTTTTAGCCATGCCTCACTAGGCCAGACATTTTTAAGGAGAATTAGCATGGTACTATTGCGAAGGGCATAAATTAAAATAACATGTAGTATGAAGATGACATTTATGCTGGTGGCCACATGCTAGTGACACAATGGAATCTTCCAACTAGTTGATCTTTGCAATGGCACTATACAGTATTGCCCAATGCCCTTCTTTTATCATTTCTGATGACATGCCCAGTGATTTCAGTCTAAGCCCATTCACTCATCCTTGCTAATTCACATATAGTCACAGAAAAGGGGGTTGAAGGCACTGTTCCTTGACCCTGGAATGGCGACCCTGTCCTGGGAGTGCGAGGTACCATGTTCCTCGACCACCTTGACCCGGGAACTCTGTGAACTCACATTAATGTGAAAAAATGATAATGAAATTTTCCGATGGATTATTTTCATTGTGTTGCACATAACCCAAGGTTTACTTCACTTCAATTTTTCTGTTACTTTAATCTGTTATGATAGCATAATAAGGCTTTGCTTCTGCGTATGCTAGATTATGACAATGACCAGTCAAGTAGGCTTCCTCAGTTATTCTTGATGCTGGAATCATGTCATTAGTAAGCAATTGCACTAATAATGCATACTGTAGCTGTTGCTTTACAACAACATGTACAATACTGAGTTAACAATTGTCTGTTGTGTAAAGAAACATGATACTGCTTATGACTATGGAATATGGATGTGCGGTCCACATGATAGTTGTGTGAATTTGATCAATATATCATGTGTGCGCTGTACTGAAATCACTGAATTACTTTTACCTTTCAGCAGATGGAACTAGAAGTGCATACAATGGAAACCAGTCAGCAAGATATGCAGACAACACTCAGAACATTCCCACAAACATCACCATGCAATATGACAGGAGTGCACTGTCGCCAGAAAGCCAGTTTAGTGGTTCATCGCTTCAGGCTCAAGCTTCAAGAGGGTCCAATATGCTAGCATTGGGACCTCCGCAGCAACAGAACCAAAGTTTTGAATTCCCAGCGCTTGGTCAGTCCATGCAGTCAGGGATAAATCCTTTTGATCAATGGTCGCAACCACAGGAGAACCGTGGTGGGGTTGATGACTACTTGATGGAGGAGATCAGGATGAGGAGCCATGAGATACTAGAAAATGAAGAAATGCAGCAAATGTTGCGGATTCTGAGCATGGGCGGCGCAGGAACCAACCTGACTGAAGACGGCTTCAACTTCCCTTCTTACATGCCTACACCTTCCCCGAACTTGAGTGTTGAGGACGACCGCACCCGTGCGCCTGGGAAAGCCGTTGTCGGGTGGCTCAAGATCAAGGCTGCCATGCGGTGGGGGATCTTTGTGAGGAAGAAGGCTGCCGAGAGAAGAGCTCAGCTTGTTGAGCTCGATGACTAGAGGGAAAGTATTAACAGCTGGAAGCATGCGCTCTCGAGCTGGTCTTGTACCAAGGTTTCATCGATGTTGTTTGTGTACCTGGGTGGGCTCAGCTCAGCAATGACCCTTAGGCGGACAGTTCTGGTCCTGAGCTTAATTATGGACAAAACTCTCTTCCATTTTTCCTTTTGTATAGCTCTTCCTACCATTTTCCATGCTTTTGTTTGTTTAGTGTGATGCTAGTCCTGTTATGAACCTTAACCTGAACTCTGTACATTTATTTGTTACAGAATCCAAACAGGCATTAAACATTGGCACCTGGGCACCCTTTGTTCCGCTGTTAAA
Coding sequences within it:
- the LOC112884959 gene encoding calmodulin-binding protein 60 B-like isoform X1, which produces MQRPGRLQRSGSKRGLDPTGGGDDDDHAPKRPRVPALASVIVEALKMDSLQKLCSSLEPILRRVVSEEVERALAKLGPARIQGRSSPKRIEGPDGRNLQLQFRSQLALPIFTGGKVEGEQGAAIHVVLLDANTGCVVTSGPESFAKLDILVLEGDFNKEEDEDWTEEEFENNIVKEREGKRPLLTGDLQVTLKEGVGTIGELTFTDNSSWIRSRKFRLGLRIAPGFCEGIRVREAKTEAFPVKDHRGELYKKHYPPALKDDVWRLEKIGKDGAFHKKLNASGIYTVEDFLQLLVRDQQRLRSILGSGMSNKMWESLVEHAKTCVLSGKHYIYYASDTRNVGAIFNNIYEFTGLIADDQFISAESLTDNQKVYADALVKKAYEDWMHAVEYDGKALLSFKQKKKSVTTRSDTAAASTSNPASYGSANSQKQLSLPAKSGQPASAGSMNDADGTRSAYNGNQSARYADNTQNIPTNITMQYDRSALSPESQFSGSSLQAQASRGSNMLALGPPQQQNQSFEFPALGQSMQSGINPFDQWSQPQENRGGVDDYLMEEIRMRSHEILENEEMQQMLRILSMGGAGTNLTEDGFNFPSYMPTPSPNLSVEDDRTRAPGKAVVGWLKIKAAMRWGIFVRKKAAERRAQLVELDD
- the LOC112884959 gene encoding calmodulin-binding protein 60 B-like isoform X2, which codes for MQRPGRLQRSGSKRGLDPTGGGDDDDHAPKRPRVPALASVIVEALKMDSLQKLCSSLEPILRRVVSEEVERALAKLGPARIQGRSSPKRIEGPDGRNLQLQFRSQLALPIFTGGKVEGEQGAAIHVVLLDANTGCVVTSGPESFAKLDILVLEGDFNKEEDEDWTEEEFENNIVKEREGKRPLLTGDLQVTLKEGVGTIGELTFTDNSSWIRSRKFRLGLRIAPGFCEGIRVREAKTEAFPVKDHRGELYKKHYPPALKDDVWRLEKIGKDGAFHKKLNASGIYTVEDFLQLLVRDQQRLRSILGSGMSNKMWESLVEHAKTCVLSGKHYIYYASDTRNVGAIFNNIYEFTGLIADDQFISAESLTDNQKVYADALVKKAYEDWMHAVEYDGKALLSFKQKKKSVTTRSDTAAASTSNPASYGSANSQKQLSLPAKSGQPASAGSMNDDGTRSAYNGNQSARYADNTQNIPTNITMQYDRSALSPESQFSGSSLQAQASRGSNMLALGPPQQQNQSFEFPALGQSMQSGINPFDQWSQPQENRGGVDDYLMEEIRMRSHEILENEEMQQMLRILSMGGAGTNLTEDGFNFPSYMPTPSPNLSVEDDRTRAPGKAVVGWLKIKAAMRWGIFVRKKAAERRAQLVELDD